The Pyramidobacter porci genome includes a window with the following:
- the groL gene encoding chaperonin GroEL (60 kDa chaperone family; promotes refolding of misfolded polypeptides especially under stressful conditions; forms two stacked rings of heptamers to form a barrel-shaped 14mer; ends can be capped by GroES; misfolded proteins enter the barrel where they are refolded when GroES binds), translated as MAKILAFGEESRRALERGINKVADTVGVTLGPKGRNVVLDKKFGSPAITNDGVTIAKEIELEDPFENMGAQLLKEVASKTNDVAGDGTTTATVLAREMISEGMKNVAAGANGIYLRNGISVAVDAVTEHLKAMAHQVNGKDDITQVASISANDKAIGAIIAEAMEKVGRDGVITVEDSQTTGTTLETVDGLQFDKGYISPYMVTDPERMEASLEDAYVLIHDGKISNVKDLLPILEKVLQTGKPLLIIAEDVEGEALATLVVNKLRGTMTAVAVKAPGFGERRKAMLQDIAVVTGGEVVTSDLGEKLENVELSKLGRAKKIRITKEDTTLVDGSGNKDDIRNRAAQIRTEIENSTSDYDKEKLKERLAKLVGGVAVIQVGSATETEQKELKLRIDDALSATRAAVEEGIVAGGGVALVNCVNYLEKEIEKQGLKGDVRTGANIVLNSLSSPLHLIATNAGLQGDVVVAKVLSLEEGHGLDASNGEYVDLIKAGIIDPVKVTRSALENAASIAKMILTTEVLVADKPEEKKADPAGGMGPGMGGMY; from the coding sequence ATGGCTAAAATTCTTGCTTTTGGCGAAGAATCCCGCCGCGCGCTTGAGCGCGGCATCAACAAAGTTGCCGATACTGTCGGCGTGACCCTCGGCCCCAAGGGACGCAACGTGGTGCTGGACAAGAAATTCGGCTCTCCCGCTATCACCAACGACGGCGTGACCATCGCCAAGGAGATCGAGCTTGAAGATCCCTTCGAGAACATGGGCGCTCAGCTTCTGAAAGAAGTCGCCTCCAAGACCAACGACGTGGCCGGCGACGGTACGACCACCGCGACCGTTCTGGCTCGCGAGATGATCAGCGAGGGCATGAAGAACGTGGCCGCCGGCGCCAACGGCATTTATCTTCGCAACGGCATTTCCGTGGCCGTAGACGCCGTGACCGAGCATTTGAAAGCGATGGCTCACCAGGTCAACGGCAAGGACGACATTACCCAGGTCGCTTCGATCTCCGCGAACGACAAGGCCATTGGCGCCATCATCGCCGAAGCCATGGAGAAGGTCGGCCGCGACGGCGTCATCACCGTCGAGGACAGCCAGACCACCGGCACGACGCTGGAGACCGTCGACGGACTTCAGTTCGACAAAGGCTACATCAGCCCCTACATGGTCACCGACCCCGAGCGCATGGAAGCTTCGCTCGAAGACGCCTACGTGCTGATTCACGACGGAAAGATCAGCAACGTCAAAGATCTGCTGCCGATCCTCGAAAAAGTCCTGCAGACCGGCAAGCCTCTGCTGATCATCGCCGAGGACGTGGAAGGCGAAGCCCTGGCGACGCTTGTCGTCAACAAACTGCGCGGCACGATGACCGCCGTGGCCGTGAAGGCCCCCGGCTTCGGCGAGAGACGCAAGGCCATGCTGCAGGACATCGCCGTGGTCACGGGCGGCGAAGTGGTCACCTCCGATCTCGGCGAAAAGCTCGAGAACGTCGAGCTGTCCAAGCTCGGCCGCGCCAAGAAGATCCGCATCACCAAAGAAGACACCACCCTCGTCGACGGCAGCGGCAACAAGGACGACATCCGCAACCGCGCCGCCCAGATCCGTACCGAGATCGAGAACTCCACGTCCGACTACGACAAGGAAAAGCTCAAGGAGCGCCTTGCCAAGCTGGTCGGCGGAGTGGCCGTCATCCAGGTCGGTTCCGCTACGGAGACCGAGCAGAAGGAACTGAAGCTGCGCATCGACGACGCGCTTTCCGCCACCCGCGCGGCCGTTGAAGAAGGCATCGTGGCCGGCGGCGGCGTAGCCCTCGTCAACTGCGTCAATTACCTTGAGAAGGAGATCGAGAAGCAGGGCCTGAAGGGCGACGTCCGCACGGGCGCCAACATCGTGCTCAACTCTCTGTCCTCGCCTCTGCATCTGATCGCGACCAACGCCGGCCTGCAGGGCGACGTGGTTGTCGCGAAAGTCCTTTCCCTTGAGGAAGGGCATGGCCTTGACGCTTCCAACGGCGAGTATGTTGACCTGATCAAAGCGGGCATCATCGACCCTGTCAAGGTTACCCGCAGCGCTCTCGAGAACGCCGCTTCCATTGCCAAGATGATCCTGACCACCGAAGTCCTCGTGGCTGACAAGCCCGAGGAGAAGAAGGCCGATCCGGCCGGCGGCATGGGCCCCGGCATGGGCGGAATGTACTAG
- the groES gene encoding co-chaperone GroES has product MQLKPLADRIVVKVVSGEEKTKSGLYLPDTAQEKPQEGEVIAVGTGRILDNGQKLPLEVKVGDHIVFSKYSGTEIKLDGEKLVIFSERDVLAVID; this is encoded by the coding sequence ATGCAGTTGAAACCCCTTGCGGATCGTATCGTCGTCAAAGTCGTCAGCGGAGAAGAAAAGACCAAGAGCGGTCTTTATCTGCCGGATACCGCGCAGGAAAAACCCCAGGAGGGCGAAGTCATCGCCGTCGGAACGGGGCGCATTCTCGACAATGGTCAGAAGCTTCCCCTTGAAGTGAAAGTCGGCGACCACATCGTTTTCAGCAAGTATTCCGGCACGGAGATCAAGCTTGACGGCGAAAAACTCGTGATTTTCAGCGAGCGCGACGTTCTTGCCGTGATTGATTAG